One genomic window of Coregonus clupeaformis isolate EN_2021a chromosome 12, ASM2061545v1, whole genome shotgun sequence includes the following:
- the LOC121578106 gene encoding cytokine-inducible SH2-containing protein: MISCVQRALLPGPPSDMIARTMSSMQQDYGERGESCCQNPTAPLYDPTEDLCCITTTFQYLQNSGWYWGSISASEARDALLKVSVGTFLVRDSSHPLYMLTLSVKTACGPTNVRIEYSRGRFRLDSSSPGPPRLLSFPDICSLVQHYVGSGQTQQGKRSESEDPPKPKAKPSPSQPSAKDNAVLLKLMRPLPQAFPSLQHLTRLTINCQTDCPDQLPLPRPLMRYLQAYPFQV; encoded by the exons ATGATTTCTTGTGTTCAAAG GGCTCTGTTGCCAGGGCCACCTTCAGATATGATTGCCAGGACGATGAGCAGCATGCAGCAGGATTATGGTGAGAGAGGAGAGTCGTGTTGTCAGAACCCAACTGCCCCTCTCTACGACCCTACAGAGGACCTCTGCTGCATCACCACCACCTTCCAGTACCTGCAGAACTCAG GTTGGTACTGGGGGTCCATTTCAGCCAGTGAGGCTCGAGACGCTCTCCTGAAGGTGTCAGTGGGAACCTTCCTGGTACGCGACAGCAGCCACCCTCTCTACATGCTGACCCTGTCAGTGAAGACGGCTTGTGGCCCCACCAACGTACGCATAGAGTACAGCAGGGGTCGCTTCCGGCTGGATTCCAGCTCCCCAGGCCCCCCTCGCTTGCTGTCCTTCCCTGACATCTGCAGCCTGGTGCAACACTACGTAGGCTCAGGCCAGACACAACAGGGCAAGAGATCGGAGTCAGAGGACCCTCCTAAACCTAAAGCCAAACCCAGCCCTTCCCAGCCCTCAGCGAAGGACAATGCAGTACTGCTCAAGCTGATGCGTCCCCTGCCTCaggccttcccctctctccagcaCCTCACACGCCTCACCATCAACTGCCAAACCGACTGTCCTGACCAGCTGCCCCTGCCACGCCCACTGATGCGCTACCTGCAGGCCTACCCTTTCCAGGTATGA
- the LOC121578101 gene encoding twinfilin-2-like: MSHQTGIHASDELKDFLARARGGTIRIAKIVIRDEELVLGSYREPAQSWDKDYDHFLLPLLVAQEPCYILYRLDSQNAQGYEWLFIAWSPDQSPVREKMVYAATRATLKKEFGGGHVKDEMFGTVEEDLCFQGYLRHMSSCSSPAPLTVAEQELQRIKITEDKVVWDERRRLSNTPRGRAKVTMEFGLDKRHQTLTGLAFPLQEEAKRALQQLKQKRINYIQLKLDTEKETVELVHTNPTETRELPYRIPTDTPRYHFFIFKHSHQGQQQEALVFIYSMPGYSCSIKERMLYSSCKNPLLEEVERDYRLDIAKKIEIDGGDGLTEEFLYEEVHPIEHTLKQAFAKPRGPGGKRGNKRLVKGAGENGEES, translated from the exons CATCGGATGAACTGAAGGACTTCCTGGCCAGGGCGAGGGGAGGGACCATCAGAATAGCAAAGATTGTCATCAGAGATG AGGAGCTGGTGCTAGGCTCATACAGAGAACCTGCACAGAGCTGGGACAAGGACTATGATCACTTCCTCCTTCCTCTGCTGGTGGCTCAGGAGCCCTGCTACATCCTGTACCGCCTCGACTCCCAGAATGCACAGGGCTATGAATGGCTCTTCATCGCTTGGTCACCTGATCAATCACCA GTGAGGGAGAAGATGGTCTACGCTGCCACCCGTGCCACACTGAAGAAGGAGTTTGGCGGAGGTCACGTCAAGGATGAGATGTTTGGCACAGTTGAG GAAGACCTGTGTTTCCAGGGGTACCTGCGTCACAtgtcctcctgctcctcccctgCACCTCTCACAGTAGCGGAGCAGGAGCTGCAGCGAATAAAAATCACAGAG GACAAGGTTGTATGG GATGAGCGTAGAAGGTTAAGCAACACTCCTAGAGGACGAGCAAAG GTGACAATGGAGTTTGGTTTGGACAAAAGGCACCAGACTCTTACAGGCCTGGCGTTCCCTCTACAGGAGGAGGCCAAACGCGCTCTGCAGCAACTCAAGCAGAAACGTATCAACTACATACAGCTG AAGttggacacagagaaagagacagtcgAGCTGGTCCACACCAACCCCACAGAGACCCGTGAGCTTCCCTACAGAATCCCTACAGACACACCCAGATACCACTTCTTCATCTTCAAACACTCCCACCAAGGACAGCAACAGGAGGCTCTGG tgttcaTCTACTCCATGCCAGGGTACAGCTGTAGCATTAAAGAGCGGATGTTGTACTCTAGCTGTAAGAACCCGCTACtggaagaggtggagagagactaCCGTCTAGATATCGCCAAAAAG attgagattgacggtggggatggacTGACGGAGGAGTTTCTGTATGAGGAGGTCCATCCCATTGAACACACTCTGAAGCAGGCGTTCGCCAAGCCACGTGGGCCAGGGGGGAAGAGGGGCAACAAGCGCCTCGTCAAGGGGGCCGGAGAGAATGGAGAAGAGAGCTAG